A single region of the Halorussus gelatinilyticus genome encodes:
- a CDS encoding prefoldin subunit beta — MQGNLPPEAQEKLEELQDLQETAQQVAMQKNQAETQLNEAETALDELDDIDEDTTMYREVGELFVKTGYDEAQDDLEEKVDSLEIRVETLEKQEERVQEQFESLQSELQNMLGGGGGPGGPQGPGMGGGAGGA, encoded by the coding sequence ATGCAGGGCAACCTACCACCGGAAGCACAAGAGAAACTCGAAGAACTGCAGGACCTACAGGAGACCGCACAGCAGGTCGCCATGCAGAAGAATCAGGCCGAGACCCAGCTCAACGAGGCCGAGACGGCTCTCGACGAACTCGACGACATCGACGAGGATACCACGATGTACCGCGAGGTCGGCGAGCTGTTCGTCAAGACGGGCTACGACGAGGCCCAGGACGACCTCGAAGAGAAGGTAGACAGCCTCGAAATCCGCGTCGAGACCCTCGAAAAGCAGGAGGAGCGCGTTCAGGAGCAGTTCGAGAGCCTCCAGTCCGAGCTCCAGAACATGCTCGGCGGCGGTGGCGGCCCCGGCGGCCCGCAGGGACCGGGCATGGGCGGCGGCGCCGGCGGCGCATAG
- a CDS encoding DNA-directed RNA polymerase subunit P: MSYKCSRCKRDVELDEYGGVRCPYCGHRVLLKERSRDVKEIDVH; encoded by the coding sequence ATGAGCTACAAATGTTCGCGGTGTAAGCGCGACGTGGAACTCGACGAGTACGGCGGCGTCCGCTGTCCGTACTGCGGCCACCGCGTCCTCCTGAAGGAGCGGAGCCGCGACGTGAAGGAAATCGACGTTCACTGA
- a CDS encoding DUF2070 family protein, translating into MTATQGDLASLSRYIFRAPKWYASVTFALVIAAVAGVGAFDSRFVLEDAWQGVFFIGVPTVAASLLTTPVDRYLGGQLTYNRSSLLALTCEGIIVAIMAAAGAIAVFTPRLGQQFVFDALIVGVASVFALRLLVVMAVSGRSVVVAAIPASIQTGAAALLFFIYSGTMKYLYVGGGPLVEVVFMRADEAPPELGVIVPVDFALLGVMCLIYGFAVWAFVKFIDRPWKRSLGVSVLDFLRGFIGHIAEGTNELEGFFEDIGEEAVVPVTVLSFRSADDETEKARFVLPMIHPGPMGEIGGGNLPERVAQSAEGVAFPPHATAGHDFNLVTEREVETLIETANDAYEDIEYHDTATRAVRVREGDAKMMGQAFGDDALLVATYSPEFADDVEYAVGLSAAAEARSAGVEDVMLVDAHNCNNGLEGPDLGHVYPGSERSFEMMQAAGETGDRLAAAEQGPVRMGVAWDETDWEPLDGIGPLGVRVSILEVGDHRTAYVLVDGNNMEPGLRDRIVARLTGDDSAAAEAPADGSAAADAAEVAADGAPLPRIDAVEVMTTDTHVVNQVEASNQVGEAIDQDELVAVIDRLVAEATDDLEPVEAGMASERAEVTVFGNDRTETLASHANAVISMGAALAATVVLAAMAVSLLIFFVAAS; encoded by the coding sequence ATGACAGCGACGCAGGGCGACCTCGCCAGCCTGTCGCGGTACATCTTCCGCGCCCCGAAGTGGTACGCCAGCGTGACGTTCGCGCTCGTCATCGCGGCGGTCGCAGGCGTCGGTGCGTTCGACTCGCGGTTCGTGCTGGAGGACGCGTGGCAGGGGGTCTTCTTCATCGGCGTCCCCACCGTCGCCGCCAGTCTCCTGACTACCCCGGTAGACCGCTACCTCGGCGGCCAGTTGACCTACAACCGGTCGTCGCTGTTGGCGCTGACCTGCGAGGGCATCATCGTCGCCATCATGGCGGCGGCGGGCGCGATAGCGGTCTTCACGCCCCGACTCGGCCAGCAGTTCGTCTTCGACGCGCTCATCGTGGGCGTCGCCTCGGTGTTCGCGCTCCGCCTGCTGGTCGTGATGGCGGTCTCGGGCCGGTCGGTCGTCGTCGCCGCGATTCCCGCCAGCATCCAGACCGGCGCGGCCGCCCTGCTGTTCTTCATCTACAGCGGGACGATGAAGTACCTCTACGTCGGCGGCGGCCCGCTCGTCGAGGTCGTGTTCATGCGCGCCGACGAGGCACCGCCGGAACTCGGCGTCATCGTTCCGGTGGACTTCGCCCTGCTGGGCGTGATGTGTCTCATCTACGGCTTCGCGGTCTGGGCGTTCGTCAAGTTCATCGACCGGCCGTGGAAGCGGAGCCTCGGCGTGAGCGTCCTCGACTTCCTCCGGGGGTTCATCGGCCACATCGCGGAGGGAACCAACGAACTGGAGGGCTTCTTCGAGGACATCGGCGAGGAGGCCGTGGTGCCCGTGACGGTCCTCTCGTTCCGGAGCGCCGACGACGAGACCGAGAAGGCCCGGTTCGTCCTGCCGATGATTCACCCCGGTCCGATGGGCGAAATCGGCGGCGGGAACCTGCCCGAGCGCGTCGCCCAGTCGGCCGAGGGCGTCGCGTTCCCGCCCCACGCGACCGCGGGCCACGACTTCAACCTCGTCACCGAGCGCGAGGTCGAGACCCTCATCGAGACGGCGAACGACGCCTACGAGGACATCGAGTACCACGACACCGCGACCCGCGCGGTCAGGGTACGGGAGGGCGACGCCAAGATGATGGGGCAGGCGTTCGGCGACGACGCGCTCCTCGTCGCGACCTACTCCCCGGAGTTCGCCGACGACGTGGAGTACGCGGTCGGTCTCTCCGCGGCCGCGGAAGCGCGCTCCGCCGGCGTCGAGGACGTGATGCTCGTGGACGCCCACAACTGCAACAACGGACTCGAAGGCCCGGACCTCGGCCACGTCTACCCCGGTAGCGAGCGCTCCTTCGAGATGATGCAGGCCGCGGGCGAGACCGGCGACAGACTCGCCGCCGCCGAGCAGGGTCCGGTCCGGATGGGCGTCGCGTGGGACGAGACCGACTGGGAACCGCTGGACGGCATCGGTCCGCTCGGAGTCCGGGTCTCGATTCTGGAGGTCGGCGACCACCGCACCGCGTACGTCCTCGTGGACGGCAACAACATGGAACCGGGCCTGCGCGACCGCATCGTCGCGCGACTGACCGGCGACGACTCGGCGGCCGCCGAAGCGCCCGCGGACGGTTCGGCGGCGGCCGACGCCGCGGAAGTGGCGGCCGACGGCGCACCGCTCCCGCGCATCGACGCGGTCGAAGTCATGACCACCGACACCCACGTCGTCAACCAAGTCGAGGCCTCGAATCAGGTTGGCGAGGCCATCGACCAAGACGAACTCGTCGCGGTCATCGACCGCCTCGTCGCCGAGGCGACCGACGACCTCGAACCTGTCGAGGCGGGGATGGCCAGCGAGCGCGCCGAGGTGACGGTGTTCGGCAACGACCGGACCGAGACGCTGGCCAGCCACGCCAACGCGGTCATCTCGATGGGCGCGGCGCTGGCCGCGACGGTGGTGCTGGCCGCGATGGCGGTGAGCCTGCTCATCTTCTTCGTCGCGGCGTCGTGA
- a CDS encoding DUF2103 domain-containing protein — translation MECRHCASPLERPGDYCLVCRTSNADAVVLELDRDRATLTMLDDEEVVGETHVTTTPEEGGEAGVVELRNFAGRVADEVRRKRPEEVYAAGDRDVLRSTRSQLHHTFYRIGDAGRGGADADGPVETVLARRDDRALEVVEATPAEKLGGSHSTLIGDRAGRTAIETVAGHPHVKKIIPGPIDAGGSGSRTGVRAKATRADENGNVRMLLRDGSSVQENRVVTTAMDRERGEQVRADLNDALAEAGLQSA, via the coding sequence ATGGAATGTCGGCACTGCGCGTCCCCGCTCGAACGACCGGGCGACTACTGCCTGGTCTGTCGGACGTCCAACGCCGACGCCGTGGTGCTGGAACTCGACCGCGATCGGGCGACGCTGACGATGTTAGACGACGAGGAGGTCGTCGGCGAGACCCACGTCACGACCACGCCCGAGGAGGGCGGCGAGGCCGGCGTCGTGGAACTCCGGAACTTCGCGGGCCGGGTCGCCGACGAAGTGCGGCGCAAGCGCCCCGAAGAGGTGTACGCCGCGGGCGACCGCGACGTGCTTCGCTCGACGCGGAGTCAACTGCACCACACGTTCTACCGCATCGGCGACGCTGGTCGCGGCGGGGCGGACGCCGACGGCCCCGTCGAGACGGTCCTCGCGCGGCGGGACGACCGCGCGCTGGAGGTCGTGGAAGCGACCCCCGCCGAGAAGTTGGGCGGGAGTCACTCGACGCTCATCGGCGACCGCGCGGGCCGGACGGCCATCGAGACCGTCGCGGGCCACCCGCACGTCAAGAAGATAATTCCCGGTCCAATAGACGCGGGCGGTTCGGGCAGTCGGACCGGCGTCCGCGCGAAGGCGACCCGCGCCGACGAGAACGGCAACGTCCGGATGCTGTTGCGCGACGGCTCCAGCGTCCAAGAGAACCGGGTCGTCACGACCGCGATGGACCGCGAGCGCGGCGAGCAGGTCCGGGCGGACCTCAACGACGCGCTGGCCGAGGCCGGGCTTCAGTCGGCCTGA
- a CDS encoding 50S ribosomal protein L37ae, with the protein MAENRKSRTGSAGRFGARYGRVSRKRVADIESDMNADHTCPECGTDDVDRQGTGIWQCSSCGYKYAGGTYRPETPAGRTVTRSIRAALGEDEE; encoded by the coding sequence ATGGCCGAAAACAGGAAGAGCCGAACCGGAAGCGCCGGTCGCTTCGGCGCGCGATACGGCCGCGTCTCCCGCAAGCGCGTCGCCGACATCGAGAGCGACATGAACGCCGACCACACCTGTCCCGAGTGCGGGACCGACGACGTGGACCGGCAGGGCACCGGCATCTGGCAGTGTAGCAGTTGCGGATACAAGTACGCGGGCGGCACGTACCGTCCCGAGACGCCCGCCGGCCGGACGGTCACGCGCTCCATCCGTGCCGCGCTCGGCGAAGACGAAGAATGA
- a CDS encoding zinc ribbon domain-containing protein: MSYANRTESLQRRIDDAIAEGWRIESETPERVVLVKRNVGSLGVHLILALLTGWWSFGLVNLVYGGYKYLNDSQRRVLREGTACPECGASVAADASYCQNCGTELPHAAVETETTSAS; the protein is encoded by the coding sequence ATGAGCTACGCCAACAGAACCGAGAGTCTCCAGCGTCGGATAGACGACGCTATCGCCGAAGGGTGGCGAATCGAGTCCGAGACGCCCGAGCGCGTCGTCCTCGTCAAGCGCAACGTCGGGAGCCTCGGCGTCCACCTGATTCTGGCCCTCCTCACGGGGTGGTGGTCGTTCGGTCTCGTCAACCTCGTCTACGGCGGATACAAGTACCTCAACGACTCCCAGCGCCGGGTCCTGCGCGAGGGTACCGCCTGCCCCGAGTGCGGGGCTTCGGTAGCGGCCGACGCGAGCTACTGCCAGAACTGCGGGACGGAACTCCCGCACGCGGCGGTCGAGACCGAGACCACGAGCGCGAGCTAG
- the truD gene encoding tRNA pseudouridine(13) synthase TruD yields the protein MREAYPVEAAVGIESFVSDGDGVGGRLRASPEDFRVREIERFDAEPADADAGAYPHLVVRATLREWDTNDFAKRLADALGISRERVSWAGTKDKYAVTTQLFTLRKVDPADLDDVSVYDADIDVLGRAGRGLEFGDLAGNEFEITVRDSENPENAEAIRTQLADWADESPGAVGVPNFFGQQRFGSRRPITHEVGLHVVRGEWEEAVRSYVANPYETEPEDSQRARREADDAFAERDWQAVLDAIPPRLGFERAMANRLVESGGDGPEEFRAALEAVPSNLQRLFVNAAQSYAFNRILSERLDRGLPFHRPVAGDVACFADDVDGLALPDPDREQRVTERRVETVARHCERGRAFVTAPLLGTETKLGEGEPGKIEREVLDELDLEPGDFDLPGEFHSTGTRRAILVRSDLGIARDDALTFEFALPKGSYATVVLREFLKTDPAAE from the coding sequence ATGCGCGAGGCGTACCCAGTCGAGGCGGCGGTCGGCATCGAATCCTTCGTCAGCGACGGCGACGGCGTGGGCGGGCGACTCCGGGCCTCTCCCGAGGACTTCCGCGTCCGCGAAATCGAGCGGTTCGACGCCGAACCCGCCGACGCCGACGCGGGGGCGTACCCTCACCTCGTCGTCCGGGCGACGCTGCGAGAGTGGGACACCAACGACTTCGCCAAGCGCCTCGCCGACGCGCTGGGAATCAGCCGCGAGCGCGTCTCGTGGGCCGGCACCAAGGACAAGTACGCCGTCACGACCCAACTGTTCACGCTCCGGAAAGTGGACCCGGCGGACCTCGACGACGTGTCGGTCTACGACGCCGACATCGACGTGTTGGGTCGCGCGGGCCGCGGATTGGAGTTCGGCGACCTCGCAGGCAACGAGTTCGAGATTACGGTCCGGGACTCCGAGAACCCGGAGAACGCCGAGGCGATTCGCACGCAACTGGCCGACTGGGCCGACGAGTCGCCGGGCGCGGTCGGCGTCCCGAACTTCTTCGGTCAACAGCGGTTCGGGAGCCGTCGCCCCATCACCCACGAGGTCGGCCTTCACGTCGTCCGCGGCGAGTGGGAGGAGGCGGTCAGAAGCTACGTCGCCAACCCCTACGAGACCGAACCCGAGGACAGCCAGCGCGCCCGCCGGGAGGCCGACGACGCCTTCGCCGAGCGCGACTGGCAGGCCGTCCTCGACGCCATCCCGCCGCGACTCGGCTTCGAGCGCGCGATGGCGAACCGACTGGTCGAGTCCGGCGGCGACGGTCCCGAGGAGTTCCGCGCGGCGCTCGAAGCCGTGCCCTCGAACCTCCAGCGACTGTTCGTCAACGCGGCCCAGTCGTACGCCTTCAACCGCATCCTGAGCGAGCGACTGGACCGCGGCCTGCCCTTCCACCGCCCGGTCGCGGGCGACGTGGCCTGCTTCGCCGACGACGTGGACGGGTTGGCCCTGCCGGACCCCGACCGCGAACAGCGCGTGACCGAGCGCCGGGTCGAGACGGTCGCGCGCCACTGCGAGCGCGGCCGGGCCTTCGTGACCGCGCCGCTACTCGGGACCGAGACGAAACTCGGGGAGGGGGAACCGGGGAAAATCGAGCGCGAGGTACTGGACGAGTTGGACCTCGAACCGGGCGACTTCGACCTGCCGGGCGAGTTCCACTCGACGGGAACCCGGCGCGCGATTCTGGTTCGGTCCGACCTCGGAATCGCGCGCGACGACGCGCTGACCTTCGAGTTCGCGCTCCCGAAGGGGTCGTACGCCACGGTGGTCCTCCGGGAGTTCCTGAAGACCGACCCCGCAGCGGAGTAG
- a CDS encoding GMP synthase subunit A yields the protein MTRIVVVDNHGQFTHLEHRALRDMGVETEIIDNTTPAEEIDADGLVLSGGPDIENIGNCADYLDLDVPVLGICLGMQVVADELGGRVGEGEYGGYADVTVEILDDEDPLVGSLAPETRVWASHADEVKEVPEGFARTARSDVCGVEAMADPDRDLYGVQWHPEVAHTEEGEEVFENFRAVCE from the coding sequence ATGACTCGCATCGTCGTGGTGGACAACCACGGGCAGTTCACGCACCTCGAACATCGCGCGCTCCGGGATATGGGCGTCGAGACCGAAATCATCGACAACACGACCCCGGCGGAAGAGATCGACGCCGACGGACTCGTCCTCTCCGGCGGTCCCGACATCGAGAACATCGGCAACTGCGCCGACTACCTCGACCTCGACGTGCCCGTGTTGGGCATCTGTCTGGGCATGCAGGTCGTCGCCGACGAGTTGGGCGGCCGGGTCGGCGAAGGCGAGTACGGCGGCTACGCCGACGTGACGGTCGAGATTCTGGACGACGAGGACCCGCTGGTCGGGTCGCTCGCGCCAGAGACCCGCGTCTGGGCCAGTCACGCCGACGAAGTGAAGGAAGTGCCCGAGGGCTTCGCTCGGACGGCACGAAGCGACGTCTGCGGCGTCGAAGCGATGGCCGACCCCGACCGCGACCTCTACGGCGTCCAGTGGCACCCGGAAGTCGCCCACACCGAGGAGGGCGAGGAAGTGTTCGAGAACTTCCGGGCCGTCTGCGAGTGA
- a CDS encoding bacterio-opsin activator domain-containing protein, giving the protein MGIVTEFAVPADDFLLAWTLDALPDVHVEIERVAVEDDAVTPFFWASGVDFEAFEAALEDDSSVADPSTVETHEDQRLYQVEWRRNTEGIVYAISESGATVLQATSDGGVWTVETLFPDSEDLASFQDYAAAHDLSFELKRLSKSAHPEALGKYGVTDEQYDALVAAYRLGYFEVPSETDLRGVADGLDISKNAASARLQRGYANLVENTLIHDE; this is encoded by the coding sequence ATGGGAATAGTCACCGAATTCGCGGTCCCCGCCGACGATTTCCTGCTCGCGTGGACGCTCGACGCTCTACCGGACGTTCACGTCGAAATCGAGCGAGTCGCCGTCGAGGACGACGCCGTGACCCCCTTCTTCTGGGCGAGCGGCGTCGATTTCGAGGCGTTCGAGGCCGCGCTGGAGGACGACTCGTCCGTGGCCGACCCCAGTACCGTCGAGACCCACGAGGACCAGCGACTCTATCAGGTCGAGTGGAGGCGCAACACCGAGGGCATCGTCTACGCCATCTCGGAGAGCGGCGCGACGGTGCTGCAAGCGACCAGCGACGGCGGAGTGTGGACCGTCGAGACGCTGTTTCCCGACAGCGAGGACCTCGCTTCCTTTCAGGACTACGCCGCGGCCCACGACCTCTCCTTCGAACTCAAGCGACTCAGCAAGTCGGCCCACCCCGAGGCGCTGGGCAAGTACGGCGTCACCGACGAGCAGTACGATGCGCTCGTTGCGGCCTACCGATTGGGCTACTTCGAGGTGCCGAGCGAGACCGACCTCCGCGGCGTCGCCGACGGACTCGACATCTCGAAGAACGCCGCCTCCGCCCGCCTCCAGCGCGGCTACGCCAACCTCGTGGAGAACACGCTGATACACGACGAGTGA
- a CDS encoding DUF7097 family protein, with translation MKETPAGTPVGVDDPYDHAGVCDHLTDEGKCRFAFEHPEQDPEFARERRRDELRCPAVDPDSEALCASKRSSGERIDPRDGDWNWEDCSHYRCRNRERECIRCGLEERRMAHSDERPLLEEHHLSYAGEGETLGHEITVFLCRWCHAKVHKSWARIDDDVNPDPEAIAEKEGRRSREQSEASFESAADRFDVGGDRDAKNGGDRGDAERGE, from the coding sequence ATGAAGGAGACGCCCGCCGGAACCCCGGTCGGCGTGGACGACCCCTACGACCACGCGGGGGTCTGCGACCACCTCACCGACGAGGGCAAGTGCCGGTTCGCCTTCGAGCATCCCGAGCAGGACCCCGAGTTCGCCCGCGAGCGACGCCGCGACGAGTTGCGGTGTCCGGCTGTCGACCCCGATAGCGAGGCGCTGTGCGCCTCGAAACGGTCGAGCGGAGAGCGAATCGACCCGCGAGACGGAGACTGGAATTGGGAGGACTGTTCCCACTACCGGTGCCGGAACCGCGAGCGCGAGTGCATCCGCTGTGGCCTCGAAGAGCGCCGGATGGCCCACTCCGACGAGCGCCCGCTCCTCGAAGAGCACCACCTCTCCTACGCGGGCGAGGGCGAGACGCTCGGTCACGAGATCACCGTCTTCCTCTGTCGGTGGTGCCACGCCAAGGTCCACAAGTCGTGGGCGCGCATCGACGACGACGTGAATCCCGACCCCGAAGCCATCGCCGAGAAGGAGGGCCGACGCTCGCGCGAGCAGTCCGAGGCGAGTTTCGAGTCGGCCGCCGACCGGTTCGACGTGGGCGGTGACCGCGACGCGAAAAACGGCGGCGACCGCGGCGACGCGGAGCGCGGCGAGTAG
- a CDS encoding diacylglycerol/lipid kinase family protein — protein sequence MTRETDRRLVLNPTSGGGTHVERVRDLADEYGFPIVETEYAGHGTDLAEAAAADGVETLAVCGGDGTLHEVVQGLVTADALDSVTLCVIPAGTENFFARDLGIRDLATGFEVAAEGETRRLDLGVAGDEPFVLSAIAGLPADASAAATHDRKNSLGPVAFVVAGIEEALDFDGLRVEIDAVDDDGTEREWVGEAEAILVGNARKFAEEGGQADAEDGLLEVTIIETLPARDALVEYVEQRVFQWETDHVTELHARRLDFESLDGEPVTFSLDGEIREFEEVTLDTRPGALGVKVGDDYESNPE from the coding sequence ATGACTCGTGAGACCGACCGCCGACTGGTTCTGAACCCGACCAGCGGCGGCGGCACCCACGTCGAGCGCGTCAGGGACCTCGCCGACGAGTACGGGTTCCCCATCGTGGAGACCGAGTACGCGGGCCACGGCACCGACCTCGCGGAGGCGGCCGCCGCCGACGGCGTGGAGACGCTGGCGGTCTGCGGCGGCGACGGAACGCTCCACGAGGTCGTGCAGGGCCTCGTCACGGCCGACGCACTCGATTCCGTGACGCTGTGCGTGATTCCCGCGGGGACCGAGAACTTCTTCGCGCGGGACCTCGGCATCCGGGACCTGGCGACCGGCTTCGAGGTCGCGGCCGAGGGCGAGACCCGACGCCTCGACCTCGGGGTCGCCGGCGACGAACCGTTCGTCCTCTCGGCCATCGCCGGCTTGCCCGCCGACGCGAGCGCCGCGGCGACCCACGACCGCAAGAACAGCCTCGGTCCGGTCGCGTTCGTCGTCGCGGGCATCGAGGAGGCGCTCGACTTCGACGGCCTCCGGGTCGAAATCGACGCGGTGGACGACGACGGCACCGAACGCGAGTGGGTGGGCGAGGCCGAGGCCATCCTCGTCGGCAACGCCCGGAAGTTCGCCGAGGAGGGCGGGCAGGCCGACGCCGAGGACGGCCTGTTGGAGGTCACGATAATCGAGACGCTCCCGGCCCGCGACGCCCTCGTGGAGTACGTCGAACAGCGCGTCTTCCAGTGGGAGACCGACCACGTCACCGAACTCCACGCCCGGCGACTCGACTTCGAGAGCCTCGACGGCGAGCCGGTGACGTTCAGCCTCGACGGCGAGATTCGGGAGTTCGAGGAAGTCACCCTCGACACCCGGCCGGGCGCGCTCGGAGTGAAGGTCGGGGACGACTACGAGTCGAATCCGGAGTGA
- a CDS encoding sugar O-acetyltransferase: MVSEKEKMLNGDLYDAMDPQLVAERDRASELTRRYNRTAPDDDETRRRILEELFGSLGDECRVEPPFRCDYGYNVRVGENFYANFDCVVLDVCPVEIGRNCQLGPGVHVYTATHPLNAAERAAGPEYGEPVTIGDDVWVGGKAVVNPGVTIGDEAVVGSGAVVTEDVPAGVVVQGDPATVVKEIE; encoded by the coding sequence ATGGTCTCGGAGAAAGAGAAGATGCTGAACGGAGACCTGTACGACGCCATGGACCCCCAACTCGTCGCCGAGCGCGACCGGGCGAGCGAACTCACCCGCCGCTACAACCGAACCGCGCCGGACGACGACGAGACTCGGCGCCGTATCCTCGAAGAGCTGTTCGGGTCGCTCGGCGACGAGTGCAGGGTCGAACCGCCGTTTCGGTGCGACTACGGCTACAACGTGCGCGTCGGCGAGAACTTCTACGCGAACTTCGACTGCGTCGTGCTGGACGTCTGCCCGGTCGAAATCGGACGCAACTGCCAACTCGGGCCGGGCGTCCACGTCTACACCGCGACCCATCCGCTGAACGCGGCCGAGCGAGCGGCGGGTCCCGAGTACGGCGAGCCGGTGACGATAGGCGACGACGTTTGGGTCGGCGGTAAGGCGGTCGTCAATCCGGGGGTGACGATAGGCGACGAGGCCGTCGTCGGGTCCGGCGCGGTCGTGACCGAGGACGTTCCCGCGGGCGTCGTCGTGCAGGGGGACCCGGCGACCGTGGTGAAGGAAATCGAGTGA
- a CDS encoding DUF3194 domain-containing protein: MPTDDEVVQTAAEAAEGLIFARLKNSAVKDLDVTVEFEEGVLDVDVYLNAPEADDEDEIAEDAALAARSAVDDLFADAED; this comes from the coding sequence ATGCCGACCGACGACGAAGTCGTGCAGACGGCCGCCGAAGCCGCCGAAGGTCTCATCTTCGCTCGGCTGAAGAACTCGGCGGTCAAGGACCTCGACGTGACCGTCGAGTTCGAGGAGGGCGTCCTCGACGTGGACGTGTACCTCAACGCACCGGAGGCCGACGACGAGGACGAGATTGCCGAGGACGCCGCGCTTGCGGCCCGGTCTGCGGTAGACGACCTTTTCGCCGACGCCGAGGACTGA
- a CDS encoding DUF7344 domain-containing protein, producing the protein MTGDELDETDDDSISTDTAFGVLANVWRRRALSLLRGAPGDSDRDNTDRADPDRTDADPTTVERLADELTDGGNDAGDGRCELRGETARSVRIDLAHVHLPKLDDAGLVAYDHDSGRVRYRGDPTVEQLLDAAASMECAGPASG; encoded by the coding sequence ATGACGGGCGACGAACTCGACGAGACCGACGACGACTCGATTTCTACCGACACCGCGTTCGGCGTGCTGGCGAACGTATGGCGACGACGCGCGTTGTCCCTCCTCCGGGGTGCGCCGGGCGATTCCGACCGAGATAACACCGACCGAGCCGACCCTGACCGAACCGACGCCGACCCGACGACCGTCGAGCGACTCGCGGACGAACTGACCGACGGCGGAAACGACGCCGGAGACGGCCGGTGCGAACTGCGCGGAGAGACGGCTCGCAGCGTCCGGATAGACCTCGCTCACGTCCACCTGCCGAAACTCGACGACGCCGGTCTGGTCGCGTACGACCACGACTCGGGGCGCGTCCGCTACCGCGGCGACCCGACCGTGGAGCAATTGCTCGACGCGGCCGCGTCGATGGAATGTGCCGGCCCGGCCAGCGGGTGA
- a CDS encoding KEOPS complex subunit Pcc1: MGDSSEDPSRSRDATGEPRGRDLPGDRPHDATLRFEYESPARARVVARSVAREVGEIDGDRSAAAVEREDDAVVVRVVADDLVALRAGCNTWGSLVEVAERTSNLA, translated from the coding sequence ATGGGCGATTCTTCTGAGGACCCGTCTCGCTCGCGCGACGCGACCGGTGAGCCTCGGGGCCGCGACCTGCCGGGCGACCGACCCCACGACGCGACGCTGCGATTCGAGTACGAGTCGCCCGCTCGCGCCCGCGTCGTCGCCCGCTCGGTCGCCCGAGAGGTCGGCGAAATCGACGGCGACCGCTCGGCCGCGGCGGTCGAACGCGAGGACGACGCCGTGGTCGTCCGCGTCGTCGCCGACGACCTCGTGGCGCTCCGCGCCGGCTGTAACACGTGGGGGTCGCTGGTCGAAGTCGCCGAACGAACGTCGAATCTCGCCTGA
- a CDS encoding bacterio-opsin activator domain-containing protein — translation MSVLTAFTVPGDDFLLGWTLERAPEMQIEIERVAVEDESVTPYFWVAGEDFERFEAALADDPTVDRSVELEDHGDQRLYQVAWKRDAKSLVYAVSEVDATILQAESDGTDWSVELLFPDDEAVSALQDYAAAHDLSFELRWLHDSAHPEAFGQYEVTDEQREALVTAYRLGYFEVPGEVSLGELADELDISKNAASARLHRGYANLVENTLVHDE, via the coding sequence ATGAGCGTGCTGACCGCGTTCACCGTCCCGGGGGACGACTTTCTGCTGGGATGGACGCTCGAACGCGCGCCCGAGATGCAAATCGAGATAGAGCGAGTCGCCGTCGAGGACGAGAGCGTGACGCCGTACTTCTGGGTCGCGGGCGAGGACTTCGAGCGCTTCGAGGCCGCGCTGGCCGACGACCCGACCGTCGATAGAAGCGTCGAACTGGAGGACCACGGCGACCAGCGCCTCTATCAGGTCGCGTGGAAGCGCGACGCGAAGAGCCTCGTCTACGCCGTCTCGGAGGTTGACGCGACGATTCTACAGGCCGAGAGCGACGGAACCGACTGGTCGGTCGAACTCCTCTTTCCCGACGACGAGGCGGTCTCGGCGTTGCAGGACTACGCCGCGGCTCACGACCTATCCTTCGAGTTGCGGTGGCTCCACGACTCGGCCCACCCGGAGGCGTTCGGCCAGTACGAAGTCACCGACGAACAGCGCGAGGCGCTGGTCACCGCCTACCGATTGGGCTACTTCGAGGTGCCCGGCGAGGTGTCGCTCGGCGAGTTGGCCGACGAACTCGACATCTCGAAGAACGCCGCCTCCGCTCGCCTCCACAGGGGCTACGCCAACCTCGTGGAGAATACGCTCGTCCACGACGAGTGA